The Flaviramulus sp. BrNp1-15 genome has a window encoding:
- a CDS encoding YciI family protein → MSKTLTILIIAIIFIACKEESKASMSNINEESTEEIKKATDSIDAISEAVLEEPIKKSIKEIKNELTSKGFKIADYVDEKTKDTVIMQQYFIAFLKRGPIRGQNEEEAAELQEAHLAHLGKMYELGYADISGPFGDDGDIRGITIYNVPTQKMADSLAKADPMVKAGRLEIEVHPWWAAKGFPLR, encoded by the coding sequence ATGAGTAAAACCCTAACAATACTTATTATTGCTATCATTTTCATTGCATGCAAAGAGGAGTCTAAGGCATCAATGTCTAATATTAATGAAGAATCTACTGAAGAAATTAAAAAAGCAACAGATTCTATAGATGCAATTTCGGAAGCAGTTTTAGAAGAACCAATAAAAAAATCTATTAAAGAGATTAAAAACGAATTAACCTCAAAAGGGTTCAAAATTGCTGATTATGTTGATGAAAAAACTAAAGATACAGTTATTATGCAGCAATATTTCATTGCATTTTTAAAACGAGGTCCAATAAGAGGTCAAAATGAGGAGGAAGCTGCAGAACTTCAAGAAGCACATTTAGCACATTTAGGAAAAATGTATGAGTTGGGGTATGCAGATATTTCGGGACCTTTTGGCGACGATGGAGATATTAGGGGTATTACTATTTATAATGTGCCAACACAAAAAATGGCCGACAGTTTAGCAAAAGCAGACCCAATGGTTAAAGCAGGACGATTAGAAATAGAAGTGCATCCATGGTGGGCAGCAAAAGGGTTTCCTTTACGATAA
- a CDS encoding CYTH domain-containing protein has translation MIEIERKFLVISDDFKKEAFKKSRIIQGFLNSHKERTVRVRLKDNIGFITVKGLSSEDGLSRFEWEKEISKQEAESLLKLCEPTIIDKTRYEVKAGKHIFEVDEFFGDNEGLVIAEIELEQENETFKKPSWLGEEVTGKVKYYNSQISKQPFKFWKS, from the coding sequence TTGATAGAAATAGAACGAAAGTTTTTAGTAATTTCAGATGACTTTAAAAAAGAAGCTTTTAAAAAAAGTAGAATTATACAAGGTTTCTTGAACTCACATAAGGAAAGAACAGTAAGAGTTAGATTAAAAGATAATATAGGTTTTATAACTGTAAAAGGGTTGTCTTCTGAAGATGGTTTATCGCGTTTTGAATGGGAAAAAGAAATTTCTAAACAAGAAGCAGAATCATTATTAAAACTTTGCGAACCAACAATTATTGATAAAACTCGTTATGAAGTAAAAGCTGGAAAACATATTTTTGAAGTAGATGAGTTTTTTGGTGATAATGAAGGTTTGGTCATCGCTGAAATTGAGTTAGAGCAAGAAAATGAGACCTTTAAAAAACCTAGTTGGCTTGGAGAAGAAGTTACTGGAAAGGTAAAATATTATAATTCACAAATAAGTAAACAACCATTTAAATTTTGGAAATCATGA
- a CDS encoding DUF2238 domain-containing protein: protein MKLIYSLLILIILLFIWSAIKPFEYFTWFLEVSPAIIGILVLVFTFKKLRFTNLIYILIFVHCAILIVGGHYTYAEVPLFDWIQDVLNQQRNNYDKLGHFAQGFVPAMIARELLIRKEVINSDKWLNFIVVCIALAISATYEFIEWGVSLTTGEGGDSFLGTQGYIWDTQSDMLFAAIGSIVALILLSKVHNKQLKSIKN, encoded by the coding sequence ATGAAACTAATTTATTCACTTCTCATATTAATTATCCTTTTGTTTATATGGTCAGCAATCAAACCTTTTGAATATTTTACATGGTTTTTAGAAGTATCACCAGCTATTATTGGCATTTTAGTTTTAGTATTTACATTTAAGAAATTGAGATTTACAAACCTTATTTATATCCTTATTTTCGTCCACTGCGCCATTTTAATAGTAGGCGGACATTACACTTATGCAGAAGTTCCTTTATTTGATTGGATTCAAGATGTATTAAATCAACAAAGAAATAACTACGATAAATTGGGGCATTTTGCCCAAGGTTTTGTTCCAGCTATGATTGCTAGAGAATTACTTATACGAAAAGAGGTTATAAATAGCGATAAATGGTTAAACTTCATTGTAGTTTGTATTGCTTTAGCAATTAGCGCTACTTATGAGTTTATTGAATGGGGTGTGTCTTTAACTACTGGAGAAGGAGGTGATTCTTTTTTGGGTACACAAGGTTATATTTGGGATACACAATCAGATATGTTATTTGCTGCAATTGGATCAATAGTAGCATTGATTTTACTTAGTAAAGTTCATAATAAACAATTAAAATCTATTAAAAATTGA
- the dinB gene encoding DNA polymerase IV, with translation MLAGLPIRKIIHVDMDAFYASVEQMDNPKLKGKPIAVGGGGKRGVISAASYEARKFGVKSAMAGNLAAKLCPELIFVRPNFERYSEISKKIRSIFLDYTDLVEPLSLDEAYLDVTINKKGNPSASLIAKEIRDRIFNEVGLTASAGISINKFIAKVASDYNKPNGQKTVNPEEVIEFLEQLDIRKFYGVGKVTAEKMYQKGIFTGLDLKQKSLEYLDENFGKSGRYYYYVVRGIHNSEVKPNRIRKSLAAERTFRENLSSEIFMLEKLEHIAEEVSRRLTKSKVAGKTVTLKIKYSDFTLQTRSKTLQYYLSDKSMILETAKDLLYQEKLNNSVRLLGISISNLNTEKKKKPEQKTVSVQLKFEF, from the coding sequence ATGTTAGCTGGTTTACCAATTAGAAAAATAATTCATGTTGATATGGATGCATTTTATGCCTCTGTAGAGCAAATGGATAATCCTAAACTTAAAGGAAAACCCATAGCTGTTGGTGGTGGCGGAAAACGCGGAGTTATTAGCGCAGCAAGTTACGAAGCACGAAAATTTGGTGTAAAAAGTGCCATGGCAGGGAATTTAGCAGCTAAACTTTGCCCTGAATTAATTTTTGTTAGACCAAATTTTGAACGTTATTCTGAAATTTCTAAAAAAATACGTTCCATTTTTTTAGATTATACCGATTTGGTAGAACCTTTATCTTTAGATGAAGCTTACCTAGATGTTACGATAAACAAAAAAGGAAATCCAAGTGCTTCTTTAATTGCAAAAGAAATTCGAGACCGCATTTTTAATGAAGTTGGTTTAACGGCATCGGCAGGTATTTCTATTAATAAATTTATAGCTAAAGTTGCAAGTGATTACAATAAACCTAACGGACAAAAAACCGTAAATCCTGAAGAAGTTATTGAGTTTTTAGAGCAATTGGATATAAGAAAATTTTATGGTGTTGGTAAGGTTACTGCAGAAAAAATGTATCAAAAAGGTATTTTTACCGGATTGGATCTAAAGCAAAAATCTCTTGAGTATTTAGACGAAAACTTTGGTAAATCTGGTCGATATTATTACTATGTAGTGAGAGGTATACATAATAGTGAAGTAAAACCTAACCGCATAAGAAAAAGTTTAGCTGCCGAACGTACTTTTAGAGAAAACCTGTCTAGCGAAATATTTATGCTTGAAAAGTTAGAGCATATTGCTGAAGAAGTTTCTAGACGTTTAACCAAAAGTAAAGTGGCTGGAAAAACAGTAACACTTAAAATAAAGTACAGCGATTTTACTTTACAAACCCGAAGCAAAACTTTACAATATTATTTAAGTGATAAAAGTATGATTCTAGAAACAGCTAAAGATTTGCTATATCAAGAAAAGTTGAATAATTCGGTTAGATTATTAGGTATTTCAATATCTAATTTAAACACTGAAAAAAAGAAAAAACCTGAACAAAAAACTGTAAGTGTTCAGCTTAAATTTGAGTTTTAA
- the pyk gene encoding pyruvate kinase, with amino-acid sequence MSIRKKTKIVATLGPATSTKEVLKGMLEEGVNVFRINFSHADYKDVEERIKMIRELNKEYDFTAAILADLQGPKLRVGVMKEEVVVNPGDEIIFATGKRFEGTKERVYMTYDKFPQDAKPGERILLDDGKLIFEVVSTDKKKEVKAKVIQGGPLKSKKGVNLPNTNISQPALTEKDIEDAIFAIGQEVDWIALSFVRHAEDLMELRDLIAKHSEHKIPIIAKIEKPEAVENIDKIVAHCDGLMVARGDLGVEVPAQEVPLIQKQLVLRAKKARIPVIIATQMMETMITSLTPTRAEVNDVANSVMDGADAVMLSGETSVGKYPVQVIKQMSNILKSVENSDLIKVPQLPPHIRTNRYITKSICYHAANMANEINAKAISTLTNSGYTAFQISAWRPSCHILVFTSNKRILTRLSLLWGVRAFYYDKFVSTDETIEDVNAIACKMGYLDVGDMLISLAAMPIQAKGMVNTLRVTEIETCSF; translated from the coding sequence ATGTCAATAAGAAAAAAAACCAAAATAGTAGCAACTCTAGGACCAGCTACAAGCACAAAAGAAGTTTTAAAAGGCATGCTTGAAGAAGGCGTAAACGTATTTAGAATAAACTTTTCTCATGCCGATTATAAAGATGTTGAAGAACGTATTAAAATGATACGTGAACTTAACAAGGAGTATGATTTTACGGCAGCTATTCTAGCAGATTTACAAGGTCCGAAACTTCGCGTAGGCGTTATGAAAGAGGAAGTTGTTGTAAACCCTGGTGATGAAATAATTTTTGCAACTGGCAAGCGTTTTGAAGGCACAAAAGAACGTGTTTACATGACCTATGATAAGTTTCCGCAAGATGCAAAACCGGGTGAGCGTATACTTTTAGATGATGGAAAATTAATTTTTGAAGTTGTTTCTACCGATAAGAAAAAAGAAGTAAAAGCAAAAGTTATTCAAGGAGGGCCTTTAAAATCTAAAAAAGGAGTAAACCTTCCTAATACAAATATTTCGCAACCAGCTTTAACAGAAAAAGATATTGAAGATGCTATTTTCGCAATAGGTCAAGAAGTAGATTGGATTGCATTATCCTTTGTGCGTCATGCAGAAGATTTAATGGAGCTTCGCGATTTAATTGCTAAACATAGCGAGCATAAAATTCCTATTATAGCTAAAATTGAAAAACCAGAAGCTGTAGAAAACATAGATAAAATTGTAGCACATTGTGATGGTTTAATGGTTGCACGTGGCGATTTAGGAGTAGAAGTTCCAGCGCAAGAAGTACCATTAATTCAAAAACAATTGGTATTACGAGCTAAAAAAGCTAGAATTCCTGTAATTATTGCAACCCAGATGATGGAAACCATGATTACAAGTTTAACACCAACCAGAGCAGAGGTAAATGATGTTGCAAACTCAGTTATGGATGGCGCTGATGCTGTAATGCTTTCAGGTGAAACGTCAGTAGGTAAATATCCGGTGCAGGTTATCAAGCAAATGTCTAATATTTTAAAAAGTGTAGAAAACTCCGATTTAATAAAAGTACCTCAATTACCACCACATATTCGAACTAACAGATACATTACAAAATCTATATGTTACCACGCCGCTAATATGGCAAATGAAATAAACGCCAAAGCCATTTCAACACTAACAAATAGTGGGTATACAGCATTTCAAATTTCGGCTTGGAGACCATCTTGTCATATTTTAGTATTTACATCAAACAAGCGTATTTTAACGCGTTTAAGTTTATTATGGGGAGTTCGTGCTTTTTATTACGATAAATTTGTAAGTACAGATGAAACCATTGAAGATGTAAATGCTATAGCTTGTAAAATGGGATATTTAGATGTTGGAGATATGCTTATTAGTTTAGCGGCAATGCCAATTCAAGCAAAAGGAATGGTTAACACACTTCGTGTAACCGAAATAGAAACTTGTAGTTTCTAA
- a CDS encoding IPExxxVDY family protein, translating into MAVHKLILDDTFDEVLYTLIAMHCTLEDYRLAYLLNRHLGISLTRRPLDLDYNNGAVSYSIYEWEDNKQLVTWSLVSNICKKEILQQVNANTLFNTQQNITKTHHLLPEYKTVNYFLKIDSEFSFSKEKYILNSILTIPQIATAYSVDSSQLKSKDNLIFS; encoded by the coding sequence ATGGCTGTTCACAAACTTATTCTTGATGATACTTTTGATGAGGTTTTATATACTTTAATCGCCATGCATTGTACACTTGAGGATTATCGTTTAGCATATCTTTTAAACAGGCATTTAGGTATATCACTTACTAGAAGACCATTAGATTTGGACTATAATAATGGAGCAGTTTCTTACTCAATATATGAATGGGAAGACAATAAACAACTTGTTACCTGGAGTTTAGTTTCAAATATTTGTAAAAAAGAAATTCTTCAACAAGTTAATGCTAACACATTATTTAACACACAGCAAAATATAACGAAAACACATCATTTATTGCCAGAATATAAAACAGTAAACTATTTTTTAAAAATAGATAGCGAATTCAGTTTCAGTAAAGAAAAATATATTTTAAATAGTATATTAACCATACCTCAAATTGCAACAGCTTATAGTGTAGATTCTAGTCAATTAAAATCAAAAGACAATTTAATTTTCAGCTAA
- the rnc gene encoding ribonuclease III encodes MKHIRNILNSRFKRNGNFFMELNKILGFKPKHLKFYKKAFTHRSMNIKDSKGNAINYERLEFLGDAMLSSVIASHLYLEVPSGDEGYLTKMRSKIVSREHLNELGRDLKLIDLVVSKIPSGQFGDNIHGNLFEALVGAIFLDKGYKYCEKFIYKRVIIPYVDIETLEGKVISYKSLLIEWCQKEKKTFGYNVYEDTGNDDVRHFSVKLSIDDKVVAKARATSKKKAEEKASKRAFFAFQNKMSKMI; translated from the coding sequence ATGAAACACATTCGTAACATATTAAATTCCCGTTTTAAACGCAACGGGAATTTTTTTATGGAATTAAATAAGATTTTAGGATTTAAACCTAAACACCTAAAATTCTACAAAAAAGCCTTTACCCATCGCTCGATGAATATTAAAGATAGTAAAGGTAACGCTATTAACTATGAGCGGTTGGAGTTTTTAGGAGATGCTATGTTAAGTTCGGTAATAGCATCACACTTATATCTTGAGGTGCCAAGTGGAGATGAGGGCTACTTAACCAAAATGCGATCTAAAATTGTAAGTAGAGAACATTTAAACGAATTAGGTAGAGATTTAAAACTGATAGACTTAGTTGTAAGTAAAATACCCTCTGGTCAATTTGGAGACAATATTCATGGCAACTTGTTTGAAGCTCTTGTTGGAGCTATTTTTTTAGATAAAGGCTATAAGTATTGTGAAAAATTTATTTACAAACGCGTTATTATTCCTTATGTAGATATTGAAACCCTTGAAGGCAAAGTTATTAGTTATAAAAGTTTGCTTATTGAGTGGTGCCAAAAAGAAAAGAAAACCTTTGGCTATAATGTTTATGAAGACACTGGTAATGATGATGTTAGGCATTTTTCAGTAAAACTTTCAATAGACGACAAAGTGGTTGCTAAAGCCAGAGCAACTTCTAAGAAAAAAGCAGAAGAAAAAGCTTCAAAACGCGCTTTTTTTGCCTTTCAGAACAAAATGTCTAAAATGATTTAG
- the fabF gene encoding beta-ketoacyl-ACP synthase II gives MELKRVVVTGLGALTPIGNTKDEYWEGLISGKSGAAPITYYDTEKFKTKFACEIKNFNATDFLDRKEARKMDKFAQYAMVAADEAIADAKLNLDEVNKLRVGVIWGAGIGGLETFQNEVINFAEGDGTPRFNPFFIPKMIADIAPANISIKHGFMGPNYTTVSACASSANAMFDALNSIRLGHCDVVVTGGSEAAVTIAGMGGFNAMHALSTRNESPETASRPFDGTRDGFVLGEGAGALVLEEYEHAKARGAKIYAEFLGGGLSSDAYHMTAPHPDGIGVIAVMKNCLENAGLKPEDVDHINTHGTSTPLGDVAELKAISEVFGSHAKHININSTKSMTGHLLGAAGAIEAISAIMAMEHGIVPPTINHSTVDENIDPELNLTLNKAQKRDVKVAMSNTFGFGGHNACVLFKKLD, from the coding sequence ATGGAATTAAAGCGAGTTGTAGTCACAGGATTAGGAGCTTTAACACCAATTGGCAATACCAAAGATGAATATTGGGAAGGCTTAATTAGTGGTAAAAGTGGTGCTGCGCCTATAACCTATTATGATACCGAAAAGTTTAAAACAAAATTCGCTTGCGAAATAAAAAACTTTAACGCAACCGATTTTCTTGATAGAAAAGAGGCTCGTAAAATGGATAAGTTTGCACAATATGCTATGGTAGCAGCAGATGAAGCCATTGCAGATGCCAAATTAAATCTAGATGAGGTAAACAAATTGCGTGTAGGTGTTATATGGGGAGCAGGAATAGGTGGTTTAGAAACCTTTCAAAACGAGGTGATTAACTTTGCTGAAGGCGATGGAACACCAAGATTCAACCCTTTCTTTATTCCAAAAATGATTGCCGACATTGCGCCAGCAAACATTTCCATAAAACATGGTTTTATGGGACCAAATTACACAACGGTTTCTGCTTGTGCATCTTCTGCAAATGCTATGTTTGATGCTCTAAACTCTATACGTTTAGGACATTGTGATGTAGTGGTAACAGGAGGTAGTGAAGCAGCAGTAACTATTGCAGGAATGGGAGGCTTTAATGCAATGCATGCATTATCTACCAGAAACGAAAGCCCAGAAACAGCTTCTAGACCATTTGATGGTACTAGAGATGGTTTTGTTTTAGGTGAAGGTGCAGGAGCACTTGTTTTGGAAGAATATGAGCATGCAAAAGCAAGAGGCGCTAAAATATATGCTGAGTTTTTAGGAGGAGGATTATCCTCTGATGCTTATCATATGACAGCACCCCATCCAGATGGCATAGGTGTTATTGCCGTTATGAAAAATTGTTTAGAAAATGCAGGTCTAAAACCAGAAGATGTAGATCATATTAATACACATGGTACATCAACACCTTTAGGAGACGTCGCAGAACTTAAAGCAATTTCAGAAGTATTTGGAAGTCATGCGAAACACATAAATATTAATTCAACAAAATCAATGACAGGTCACCTATTAGGTGCTGCAGGAGCTATAGAAGCTATTTCGGCTATTATGGCTATGGAACATGGAATTGTTCCACCTACAATTAACCACTCAACGGTTGATGAAAACATTGATCCAGAATTAAATTTAACCTTAAACAAGGCTCAAAAGCGCGATGTAAAAGTAGCAATGAGTAATACATTTGGATTTGGCGGACACAACGCTTGTGTATTATTTAAGAAATTAGATTAA
- a CDS encoding acyl carrier protein, translated as MSDIASRVKAIIVDKLGVDENEVVTEASFTNDLGADSLDTVELIMEFEKEFDIQIPDDQAENIATVGQAISYIEAAK; from the coding sequence ATGTCAGACATTGCATCAAGAGTAAAAGCGATTATCGTAGACAAATTAGGAGTAGATGAAAACGAAGTTGTAACTGAAGCAAGCTTCACAAACGATTTAGGAGCAGACTCTTTAGACACTGTAGAATTAATAATGGAATTTGAAAAAGAATTCGATATCCAAATTCCAGATGATCAAGCTGAAAATATCGCAACAGTTGGTCAAGCTATATCATACATAGAAGCTGCAAAATAA
- the purN gene encoding phosphoribosylglycinamide formyltransferase, with protein sequence MKRIVIFASGSGTNAENLIKFFHNRDNASVIQVITNNPHAKVLERCKNLKISALSFNRIAFYKTNDVLNILKASKPDLIVLAGFLWKFPENILNAFPNKVINIHPALLPKYGGKGMYGMYVHEAVVANNEIETGITIHYVNENYDEGATIFQAKCEVLPTDSVEDVAAKIHKLEMEHFPKVVEKLLLKNV encoded by the coding sequence ATGAAACGTATTGTAATTTTTGCGTCCGGAAGTGGTACTAATGCTGAAAATTTAATTAAGTTTTTTCACAACAGAGATAATGCTTCTGTTATTCAAGTGATTACTAACAATCCCCATGCCAAAGTTTTAGAGCGGTGTAAAAATTTAAAAATTAGCGCATTATCATTTAACAGAATAGCCTTTTATAAAACTAATGATGTACTAAATATTCTAAAAGCATCAAAACCAGACCTAATTGTTTTAGCTGGTTTTTTATGGAAATTCCCCGAGAATATTTTGAATGCATTTCCTAACAAAGTTATTAATATTCATCCTGCTTTATTACCTAAATATGGCGGAAAAGGTATGTATGGCATGTATGTTCATGAAGCAGTTGTTGCCAATAATGAAATTGAAACAGGCATTACTATTCATTATGTAAATGAAAATTATGATGAAGGCGCCACAATTTTTCAAGCAAAATGCGAAGTTTTACCAACAGATTCTGTTGAAGACGTAGCTGCTAAAATCCATAAATTGGAAATGGAACATTTCCCGAAGGTAGTTGAAAAACTTCTTCTTAAGAATGTATAG
- a CDS encoding viroplasmin family protein produces MSKKKKKYYTVWKGHKTGVFESWDDCKAQIKDFQGAQYKSFSTFDAAKTALKGNYKDYIGKTSKFKSELTPEQLKKIGQPNYNSISVDAASSGNPGKMEYRGVDTKTKKQLFIQGPFEEGTNNIGEFLAIVHGLALLKKKNSNRIIYTDSKTAISWVKKKNCNTKLERNDKNKPVFDLVDRAIDWLKNNTYNTVIVKWETKAWGEIPADFGRK; encoded by the coding sequence ATGTCAAAAAAGAAAAAGAAATATTATACAGTTTGGAAAGGTCATAAAACTGGTGTTTTTGAATCTTGGGATGATTGTAAAGCACAAATTAAAGATTTTCAAGGCGCACAATATAAATCGTTTTCAACTTTTGATGCCGCCAAAACTGCTCTAAAAGGAAATTACAAAGACTATATAGGTAAAACCTCTAAATTCAAAAGCGAATTAACCCCAGAACAACTTAAAAAAATCGGTCAACCAAATTATAATTCTATTTCAGTTGACGCAGCATCAAGCGGAAATCCTGGTAAAATGGAGTATCGGGGTGTTGATACTAAAACCAAAAAGCAACTGTTTATTCAAGGCCCTTTTGAAGAAGGCACAAATAATATTGGTGAATTTCTCGCCATAGTACACGGTTTAGCTTTATTAAAAAAGAAAAACAGTAACCGTATAATATATACAGACTCTAAAACAGCTATAAGTTGGGTTAAAAAGAAAAACTGTAACACAAAATTAGAACGTAACGACAAAAACAAACCTGTTTTTGATTTAGTAGACAGAGCTATCGATTGGCTAAAAAACAATACTTACAATACCGTTATTGTAAAATGGGAAACCAAAGCTTGGGGGGAAATTCCTGCAGATTTTGGTCGTAAGTAA
- a CDS encoding PfkB family carbohydrate kinase: protein MGKLVIVGTVAFDAIETPFGKTDKILGGAATFIGLAASHFEVDAAAVSVVGGDFPQKYLDLLSDKNIDITGIEIVKEGKTFFWSGRYHNDMNSRDTLVTELNTLADFNPVVPNNYKDAEVVMLGNLHPLVQSSVLDQMTTKPKLVILDTMNFWMDCALEDLHNVIKRVDVITINDEEARQLSGEYSLVVAARKIHEMGPKYVVIKKGEHGALLFHNEHIFYAPALPLEEVFDPTGAGDTFAGGFAGYIAKTGDTSFENMKNAIIYGSTLASFCVEKFGTERMQNLSNEEVHERLLQFKQLTQFEIELT, encoded by the coding sequence ATGGGTAAATTAGTAATTGTAGGCACTGTAGCGTTTGATGCTATTGAAACGCCTTTCGGGAAAACCGATAAAATTCTTGGTGGTGCTGCAACTTTTATTGGTCTTGCCGCTTCTCATTTTGAGGTTGATGCTGCTGCAGTTTCTGTTGTTGGTGGAGATTTTCCTCAAAAATATTTAGACTTACTATCAGATAAAAATATAGATATTACTGGTATTGAAATTGTAAAAGAAGGTAAAACATTCTTTTGGAGTGGGCGCTACCATAACGATATGAATTCTCGTGACACCTTAGTAACAGAATTAAATACTCTTGCAGATTTTAATCCGGTTGTACCTAATAATTACAAAGATGCAGAAGTAGTTATGTTAGGAAACTTGCATCCTTTAGTGCAATCTAGCGTATTAGATCAAATGACAACCAAACCAAAACTGGTGATTTTAGACACCATGAACTTTTGGATGGATTGTGCTTTAGAGGATTTACATAACGTTATAAAACGTGTAGATGTAATAACCATAAACGATGAAGAGGCTAGACAATTATCTGGTGAATATTCGCTAGTTGTTGCAGCTAGAAAGATTCATGAAATGGGTCCAAAGTATGTGGTAATTAAAAAAGGTGAACATGGTGCATTATTATTTCATAACGAACATATATTTTATGCTCCAGCACTACCTTTAGAAGAAGTATTTGATCCTACAGGTGCAGGCGACACATTTGCTGGTGGGTTTGCTGGCTATATTGCAAAAACTGGTGATACTTCTTTTGAAAACATGAAGAATGCCATTATATATGGTTCAACTTTAGCGTCGTTTTGTGTTGAAAAATTTGGAACCGAGCGTATGCAAAATTTATCGAATGAAGAAGTTCATGAGCGCTTATTGCAATTTAAGCAACTAACGCAATTTGAAATAGAATTAACATAA